The Micromonospora sp. NBC_01740 genome includes a window with the following:
- a CDS encoding DUF1003 domain-containing protein, producing MTEQRRAQRLDQPREPRGVKLPRFDPEAFGRWSEGIARGMGTANFIVYMTIVIALWFGWNTLAPAHLRFDPYTFTFLTLVLSLQASYAAPLILLAQNRQADRDRVSLEEDRRRATMQKADTEYLAREIAALRNAMGEVATRDFLRSELARLAEELDEAGRRRQRLERRQQDRIPQHGDGLEEPRDDLDGDQAHDGRPEGREAEA from the coding sequence ATGACTGAGCAGCGACGGGCGCAGCGGCTCGACCAGCCGCGCGAGCCCCGAGGCGTCAAGCTGCCCCGGTTCGACCCGGAGGCCTTCGGCCGGTGGTCCGAGGGGATCGCCCGGGGGATGGGCACCGCGAACTTCATCGTCTACATGACGATCGTGATCGCGCTGTGGTTCGGCTGGAACACCCTGGCCCCCGCGCACCTGCGCTTCGACCCGTACACCTTCACGTTCCTGACCCTGGTGCTGTCCCTCCAGGCCAGCTACGCGGCGCCGCTGATCCTGCTGGCGCAGAACCGGCAGGCCGACCGGGACCGGGTCTCCCTGGAGGAGGACCGCCGCCGGGCGACCATGCAGAAGGCCGACACGGAGTACCTGGCGCGGGAGATCGCCGCGCTGCGCAACGCGATGGGCGAGGTCGCGACCCGGGACTTCCTCCGTTCGGAGCTGGCCCGGCTGGCCGAGGAGCTGGACGAGGCGGGCCGGCGCCGGCAGCGGCTGGAGCGCCGGCAGCAGGACAGGATCCCGCAGCACGGCGACGGGCTGGAGGAGCCCCGCGACGACCTGGACGGCGATCAGGCCCACGACGGCCGCCCGGAGGGCCGGGAGGCCGAGGCCTGA
- a CDS encoding Mrp/NBP35 family ATP-binding protein, whose translation MSAPVSTVSDAIQAALATVNDPEIRRPITELGMVRSAEVGDDGVVRVELLLTVAGCPLKDKLRSDITAAVGAVSGVTGVAIEFGVMSPEQRQELQAKLRGGGASQEPVIPFAQPGSRTRVYAVASGKGGVGKSSVTVNLAAALAARGLSVGVVDADIYGHSVPRMLGADGRPTRVEDMIMPPQSHGVKVISIGMFTAGNAAVVWRGPMLHRALQQFLADVYWGELDVLLLDLPPGTGDVAISLAQLLPNSEILIVTTPQAAAAEVAERAGAIALQTHQRVVGVIENMSWLELPDGSRMEVFGAGGGQAVAESLTKTIGAQVPLLGQVPLDTRVREAGDVGTPIVLAEPESPAAKALGQVADRLALRRESLLGKPLGLKPAGR comes from the coding sequence ATGTCAGCACCCGTCAGCACCGTCTCCGACGCGATCCAGGCCGCGCTGGCCACCGTCAACGACCCGGAGATCCGCCGGCCCATCACCGAACTGGGCATGGTCCGCTCCGCCGAGGTCGGCGACGACGGCGTCGTACGGGTCGAGCTGCTGCTCACCGTCGCCGGCTGCCCGCTGAAGGACAAGCTGCGCTCGGACATCACGGCCGCCGTCGGCGCGGTGTCCGGGGTGACCGGCGTGGCGATCGAGTTCGGCGTGATGAGCCCCGAGCAGCGCCAGGAACTCCAGGCGAAGCTGCGCGGCGGCGGCGCCTCCCAGGAGCCGGTCATCCCGTTCGCCCAGCCGGGCTCCCGCACCCGCGTGTACGCGGTCGCCAGCGGCAAGGGCGGCGTCGGCAAGTCCAGCGTGACGGTCAACCTGGCCGCCGCGCTGGCCGCCCGCGGGCTCTCCGTCGGCGTGGTCGACGCCGACATCTACGGCCACTCGGTGCCCCGGATGCTCGGCGCGGACGGGCGCCCGACCCGCGTCGAGGACATGATCATGCCGCCGCAGTCGCACGGCGTGAAGGTCATCTCGATCGGTATGTTCACCGCTGGCAACGCCGCCGTGGTGTGGCGCGGCCCGATGCTGCACCGGGCGTTGCAGCAGTTCCTCGCCGACGTCTACTGGGGCGAGCTGGACGTGCTCCTGCTCGACCTGCCCCCGGGCACCGGCGACGTGGCGATCTCCCTGGCCCAGCTGCTGCCCAACTCCGAGATCCTGATCGTCACGACCCCGCAGGCCGCCGCCGCCGAGGTGGCGGAGCGGGCCGGCGCGATCGCGTTGCAGACCCACCAGCGCGTGGTCGGCGTCATCGAGAACATGTCCTGGCTGGAGCTGCCGGACGGCTCCCGGATGGAGGTCTTCGGCGCGGGCGGCGGCCAGGCGGTCGCCGAGTCGCTGACGAAGACCATCGGCGCGCAGGTGCCGCTGCTCGGGCAGGTCCCGCTCGACACCCGCGTGCGCGAGGCCGGCGACGTGGGCACCCCGATCGTGCTGGCCGAGCCGGAGTCGCCGGCCGCGAAGGCACTGGGCCAGGTCGCCGACCGGCTCGCCCTGCGCCGGGAGTCGCTGCTCGGCAAGCCGCTGGGCCTCAAGCCCGCCGGCCGCTGA